A genomic stretch from Candidatus Obscuribacterales bacterium includes:
- a CDS encoding DUF309 domain-containing protein gives MTDPIPADFWQGVDQFNQGDFYACHDTLEAIWMEAPHYQKGFYQGVLQLAVALYHLSNHNWRGTVTLLGEGVHRLAAYPSDYAEIDVAQLMHQSAVLLRSLQELGPDEVEAIAQQVFHPVDLAQSLCPVIRRVEADESLLGSCSRV, from the coding sequence ATGACTGATCCGATTCCCGCCGATTTTTGGCAAGGCGTTGACCAATTTAACCAAGGCGATTTCTATGCCTGCCACGACACCCTAGAAGCCATTTGGATGGAAGCGCCCCACTACCAAAAGGGCTTCTACCAAGGGGTGTTGCAACTAGCGGTGGCGCTCTACCATCTGAGCAACCACAACTGGCGGGGCACTGTCACGCTGCTGGGGGAGGGGGTGCATCGCCTAGCAGCTTACCCATCTGACTACGCTGAGATTGATGTGGCACAGTTGATGCACCAAAGTGCCGTCCTGCTGCGATCGCTCCAGGAATTGGGCCCGGATGAAGTAGAAGCGATCGCCCAGCAGGTGTTTCATCCTGTAGACCTTGCCCAGTCTCTCTGTCCGGTCATTCGGCGGGTAGAGGCTGATGAGTCGTTGTTAGGTAGCTGCTCAAGAGTTTAG
- a CDS encoding nucleotidyltransferase family protein: MRRQEALTLLAKHQNTLKGFGVKSLMLFGSVARDEARPDSDVDLLVEFDRPVGLFTFVRLKRYLEEILESSVDLGTPDSLKPYLQEPVFREAIRAF, from the coding sequence GTGCGAAGACAGGAAGCCCTTACATTACTAGCAAAGCACCAAAACACACTGAAGGGTTTTGGCGTGAAGTCTTTGATGCTGTTTGGTTCAGTGGCAAGGGATGAAGCGCGACCAGACAGCGATGTCGATCTACTAGTAGAGTTTGATCGTCCGGTTGGGTTATTTACTTTTGTGCGGTTGAAACGATACCTAGAGGAGATTTTAGAGAGCTCCGTTGATCTGGGTACGCCCGACTCCCTCAAACCTTATCTACAAGAACCCGTTTTTCGGGAGGCGATTCGTGCCTTCTAG
- a CDS encoding DUF86 domain-containing protein, with amino-acid sequence MPSRDWQNRVRDVLAAIAEIREFTNGLTFDEFQDDRKTISAVLYSLAIIGEAVRGIPPELEVSHPEIPWDDVRGMRNIVIHEYFQVNLSIIWQTIQDDLVSLEFSLRQLLNS; translated from the coding sequence GTGCCTTCTAGAGATTGGCAAAATAGAGTAAGAGACGTACTAGCCGCGATCGCTGAAATCCGAGAGTTCACCAACGGGCTTACGTTCGATGAGTTTCAAGACGATCGAAAGACAATCAGTGCAGTTTTGTATAGTCTTGCAATTATTGGTGAAGCAGTTCGTGGTATTCCACCTGAGTTGGAGGTGTCACACCCTGAAATTCCTTGGGACGATGTGCGTGGAATGCGAAATATTGTGATTCACGAGTATTTTCAAGTGAATTTGTCTATCATTTGGCAAACAATTCAAGACGATCTGGTTTCATTGGAATTCTCTCTTCGCCAATTGCTAAACTCTTGA